The following are from one region of the Camelus dromedarius isolate mCamDro1 chromosome 16, mCamDro1.pat, whole genome shotgun sequence genome:
- the TMUB2 gene encoding transmembrane and ubiquitin-like domain-containing protein 2 isoform X1 — translation MISHHLQNNLMSVDPFSSQAMEISDVTLIEGVGNEVTVVAGVVVLILALILAWLSTYVADSSSNQLLGTIVSAGDTSVLHLGHVDHLVAGQGTPEPTELPHPSEGNDEKAEEAGEGGGDSTGEPGAGGGVEPSLEHLLDIQSLPKRQVGPESSSPEAPLRSEDSNCLPPSPSLINVRLKFLNDTEELAVARPEDTVGALKSKYFPGQESQMKLIYQGRLLQDPACTLRSLNITDNCVIHCHRSPPGSAVPGPSASLAPSSVTEPPSLGVSVGSLMVPVFVVLLGVVWYFRINYRQFFTAPATVSLVGVTVFFSFLVFGMYGR, via the exons TGTGGACCCATTCAGCAGCCAGGCCATGGAGATCTCTGATGTCACCCTTATTGAGGGTGTGGGTAATGAGGTGACTGTGGTGGCAGGTGTGGTGGTGCTGATTCTAGCCTTGATCCTAGCTTGGCTCTCTACCTACGTAGCAGACAGCAGTAGCAACCAGCTCCTGGGCACTATTGTGTCAGCTGGCGACACATCCGTCCTCCACCTGGGGCACGTGGACCATCTGGTGGCGGGCCAAGGCACCCCAGAGCCCACCGAACTTCCCCATCCATCAGAGGGTAATGATGAGAAGGCTGAAGAGGCTGGCGAAGGTGGGGGAGACTCCACAGGGGagcctggagctgggggtggtGTTGAGCCCAGCCTTGAGCATCTGCTTGACATCCAAAGCCTGCCCAAAAGACAAGTGGGCCCAGAGAGCAGCAGTCCAGAGGCGCCCCTGAGATCCGAGGACAGCAActgtctccctcccagccccagcctcatcAATGTGCGGCTCAAATTCCTCAATGACACCGAGGAGCTGGCTGTGGCCAGGCCCGAGGATACTGTGggtgctctgaagag TAAATACTTCCCTGGACAAGAGAGCCAGATGAAACTGATCTACCAGGGCCGCCTGCTGCAAGACCCAGCCTGCACACTGCGTTCCCTGAACATTACTGACAACTGTGTGATTCACTGCCACCGCTCACCCCCAGGGTCAGCTGTTCCAGGCCCCTCAGCTTCCCTGGCCCCCTCCTCGGTCACTGAGCCACCCAGCCTCGGTGTCAGTGTGGGCAGCCTCATGGTGCCTGTGTTTGTGGTGCTGTTAGGTGTGGTGTGGTACTTCCGTATCAATTACCGCCAGTTTTTCACAGCACCTGCCACTGTCTCCCTGGTGGGGGTCACTGTTTTTTTCAGCTTCCTAGTATTTGGGATGTATGGACGATAA
- the TMUB2 gene encoding transmembrane and ubiquitin-like domain-containing protein 2 isoform X2, whose translation MEISDVTLIEGVGNEVTVVAGVVVLILALILAWLSTYVADSSSNQLLGTIVSAGDTSVLHLGHVDHLVAGQGTPEPTELPHPSEGNDEKAEEAGEGGGDSTGEPGAGGGVEPSLEHLLDIQSLPKRQVGPESSSPEAPLRSEDSNCLPPSPSLINVRLKFLNDTEELAVARPEDTVGALKSKYFPGQESQMKLIYQGRLLQDPACTLRSLNITDNCVIHCHRSPPGSAVPGPSASLAPSSVTEPPSLGVSVGSLMVPVFVVLLGVVWYFRINYRQFFTAPATVSLVGVTVFFSFLVFGMYGR comes from the exons ATGGAGATCTCTGATGTCACCCTTATTGAGGGTGTGGGTAATGAGGTGACTGTGGTGGCAGGTGTGGTGGTGCTGATTCTAGCCTTGATCCTAGCTTGGCTCTCTACCTACGTAGCAGACAGCAGTAGCAACCAGCTCCTGGGCACTATTGTGTCAGCTGGCGACACATCCGTCCTCCACCTGGGGCACGTGGACCATCTGGTGGCGGGCCAAGGCACCCCAGAGCCCACCGAACTTCCCCATCCATCAGAGGGTAATGATGAGAAGGCTGAAGAGGCTGGCGAAGGTGGGGGAGACTCCACAGGGGagcctggagctgggggtggtGTTGAGCCCAGCCTTGAGCATCTGCTTGACATCCAAAGCCTGCCCAAAAGACAAGTGGGCCCAGAGAGCAGCAGTCCAGAGGCGCCCCTGAGATCCGAGGACAGCAActgtctccctcccagccccagcctcatcAATGTGCGGCTCAAATTCCTCAATGACACCGAGGAGCTGGCTGTGGCCAGGCCCGAGGATACTGTGggtgctctgaagag TAAATACTTCCCTGGACAAGAGAGCCAGATGAAACTGATCTACCAGGGCCGCCTGCTGCAAGACCCAGCCTGCACACTGCGTTCCCTGAACATTACTGACAACTGTGTGATTCACTGCCACCGCTCACCCCCAGGGTCAGCTGTTCCAGGCCCCTCAGCTTCCCTGGCCCCCTCCTCGGTCACTGAGCCACCCAGCCTCGGTGTCAGTGTGGGCAGCCTCATGGTGCCTGTGTTTGTGGTGCTGTTAGGTGTGGTGTGGTACTTCCGTATCAATTACCGCCAGTTTTTCACAGCACCTGCCACTGTCTCCCTGGTGGGGGTCACTGTTTTTTTCAGCTTCCTAGTATTTGGGATGTATGGACGATAA
- the ATXN7L3 gene encoding ataxin-7-like protein 3 isoform X3: MKMEEMSLSGLDNSKLEAIAQEIYADLVEDSCLGFCFEVHRAVKCGYFFLDDTDPDSMKDFEIVDQPGLDIFGQVFNQWKSKECVCPNCSRSIAASRFAPHLEKCLGMGRNSSRIANRRIANSNNMNKSESDQEDNDDINDNDWSYGSEKKAKKRKSDKLWYLPFQNPNSPRRSKSLKHKNGELSNSDPFKYNNSTGISYETLGPEELRSLLTTQCGVISEHTKKMCTRSLRCPQHTDEQRRAVRIYFLGPSAVLPEVESSLDNDSFDMTDSQALISRLQWDGSSDLSPSDSGSSKTSENQGWGLGTNSSESRKTKKKKSHLSLVGTASGLGSNKKKKPKPPAPPTPSIYDDIN, from the exons atgaaaatggaggaaATGTCTTTGTCTGGCCTGGATAACAGCAAACTAGAG GCCATCGCTCAGGAGATATACGCGGACCTGGTCGAGGATTCTTGTTTGGGATTCTGCTTTGAGGTACACCGGGCTGTCAAGTGTGGCTACTTCTTCCTGGACGACACGGATCCTGATAGCATGAAGGATTTTG AGATCGTGGACCAGCCGGGGTTGGACATCTTTGGACAGGTTTTCAACCAGTGGAAGAGCAAGGAGTGTGTTTGCCCCAATTGCAGCCGCAGCATTGCCGCCTCCCGCTTTGCTCCCCATCTGGAGAAGTGCCTGGGAATGGGTCGGAACAGCAGCCGAATTGCCAACCGCCG GATTGCCAATAGCAACAACATGAACAAATCTGAGAGTGACCAAGAGGATAACGATGACATCAATGACAACGACTGGTCCTACGGCTCAGAGAAGAAAG CCAAGAAGAGAAAATCAGACAAG CTATGGTATCTCCCATTCCAGAACCCCAATTCCCCTCGAAGATCCAAgtctttaaaacacaaaaatg gggAACTTAGCAATTCGGATCCTTTTAAG TATAACAACTCAACTGGGATCAGCTACGAGACCCTGGGGCCAGAGGAACTGCGTAGCCTGCTCACCACG CAATGTGGGGTGATTTCTGAACACACCAAGAAGATGTGCACAAG GTCTCTGCGCTGTCCCCAGCACACGGATGAGCAGCGGCGAGCTGTGCGGATATATTTCCTTGGACCCTCAGC CGTCCTTCCAGAGGTCGAGAGTTCCCTGGATAATGACAGCTTTGACATGACTGATAGCCAGGCCCTGATCAGCCGGCTTCAGTGGGACGGCTCGTCTGATCTCTCACCCTCTGATTCAGGCTCCTCCAAGACGAGTGAGAATCAGGGATGGGGTCTAG GTACCAACAGCTCTGAGTCACggaaaaccaagaaaaagaaatcccatcTGAGCCTGGTAGGGACTGCCTCCGGCCTGGGCTCCAACAAGAAGAAAAAGCCAAAGCCACCGGCACCCCCGACGCCCAGCATCTACGATGACATCAACTGA
- the ATXN7L3 gene encoding ataxin-7-like protein 3 isoform X1: MKMEEMSLSGLDNSKLEAIAQEIYADLVEDSCLGFCFEVHRAVKCGYFFLDDTDPDSMKDFEIVDQPGLDIFGQVFNQWKSKECVCPNCSRSIAASRFAPHLEKCLGMGRNSSRIANRRIANSNNMNKSESDQEDNDDINDNDWSYGSEKKAKKRKSDKLWYLPFQNPNSPRRSKSLKHKNGFSVCTSASNTLPLLFSSSGELSNSDPFKYNNSTGISYETLGPEELRSLLTTQCGVISEHTKKMCTRSLRCPQHTDEQRRAVRIYFLGPSAVLPEVESSLDNDSFDMTDSQALISRLQWDGSSDLSPSDSGSSKTSENQGWGLGTNSSESRKTKKKKSHLSLVGTASGLGSNKKKKPKPPAPPTPSIYDDIN; the protein is encoded by the exons atgaaaatggaggaaATGTCTTTGTCTGGCCTGGATAACAGCAAACTAGAG GCCATCGCTCAGGAGATATACGCGGACCTGGTCGAGGATTCTTGTTTGGGATTCTGCTTTGAGGTACACCGGGCTGTCAAGTGTGGCTACTTCTTCCTGGACGACACGGATCCTGATAGCATGAAGGATTTTG AGATCGTGGACCAGCCGGGGTTGGACATCTTTGGACAGGTTTTCAACCAGTGGAAGAGCAAGGAGTGTGTTTGCCCCAATTGCAGCCGCAGCATTGCCGCCTCCCGCTTTGCTCCCCATCTGGAGAAGTGCCTGGGAATGGGTCGGAACAGCAGCCGAATTGCCAACCGCCG GATTGCCAATAGCAACAACATGAACAAATCTGAGAGTGACCAAGAGGATAACGATGACATCAATGACAACGACTGGTCCTACGGCTCAGAGAAGAAAG CCAAGAAGAGAAAATCAGACAAG CTATGGTATCTCCCATTCCAGAACCCCAATTCCCCTCGAAGATCCAAgtctttaaaacacaaaaatg GGTTCTCTGTCTGTACCTCTGCATCAAACacccttccccttcttttttcttcttcaggggAACTTAGCAATTCGGATCCTTTTAAG TATAACAACTCAACTGGGATCAGCTACGAGACCCTGGGGCCAGAGGAACTGCGTAGCCTGCTCACCACG CAATGTGGGGTGATTTCTGAACACACCAAGAAGATGTGCACAAG GTCTCTGCGCTGTCCCCAGCACACGGATGAGCAGCGGCGAGCTGTGCGGATATATTTCCTTGGACCCTCAGC CGTCCTTCCAGAGGTCGAGAGTTCCCTGGATAATGACAGCTTTGACATGACTGATAGCCAGGCCCTGATCAGCCGGCTTCAGTGGGACGGCTCGTCTGATCTCTCACCCTCTGATTCAGGCTCCTCCAAGACGAGTGAGAATCAGGGATGGGGTCTAG GTACCAACAGCTCTGAGTCACggaaaaccaagaaaaagaaatcccatcTGAGCCTGGTAGGGACTGCCTCCGGCCTGGGCTCCAACAAGAAGAAAAAGCCAAAGCCACCGGCACCCCCGACGCCCAGCATCTACGATGACATCAACTGA
- the ATXN7L3 gene encoding ataxin-7-like protein 3 isoform X4 — protein sequence MKMEEMSLSGLDNSKLEAIAQEIYADLVEDSCLGFCFEVHRAVKCGYFFLDDTDPDSMKDFEIVDQPGLDIFGQVFNQWKSKECVCPNCSRSIAASRFAPHLEKCLGMGRNSSRIANRRIANSNNMNKSESDQEDNDDINDNDWSYGSEKKAKKRKSDKNPNSPRRSKSLKHKNGELSNSDPFKYNNSTGISYETLGPEELRSLLTTQCGVISEHTKKMCTRSLRCPQHTDEQRRAVRIYFLGPSAVLPEVESSLDNDSFDMTDSQALISRLQWDGSSDLSPSDSGSSKTSENQGWGLGTNSSESRKTKKKKSHLSLVGTASGLGSNKKKKPKPPAPPTPSIYDDIN from the exons atgaaaatggaggaaATGTCTTTGTCTGGCCTGGATAACAGCAAACTAGAG GCCATCGCTCAGGAGATATACGCGGACCTGGTCGAGGATTCTTGTTTGGGATTCTGCTTTGAGGTACACCGGGCTGTCAAGTGTGGCTACTTCTTCCTGGACGACACGGATCCTGATAGCATGAAGGATTTTG AGATCGTGGACCAGCCGGGGTTGGACATCTTTGGACAGGTTTTCAACCAGTGGAAGAGCAAGGAGTGTGTTTGCCCCAATTGCAGCCGCAGCATTGCCGCCTCCCGCTTTGCTCCCCATCTGGAGAAGTGCCTGGGAATGGGTCGGAACAGCAGCCGAATTGCCAACCGCCG GATTGCCAATAGCAACAACATGAACAAATCTGAGAGTGACCAAGAGGATAACGATGACATCAATGACAACGACTGGTCCTACGGCTCAGAGAAGAAAG CCAAGAAGAGAAAATCAGACAAG AACCCCAATTCCCCTCGAAGATCCAAgtctttaaaacacaaaaatg gggAACTTAGCAATTCGGATCCTTTTAAG TATAACAACTCAACTGGGATCAGCTACGAGACCCTGGGGCCAGAGGAACTGCGTAGCCTGCTCACCACG CAATGTGGGGTGATTTCTGAACACACCAAGAAGATGTGCACAAG GTCTCTGCGCTGTCCCCAGCACACGGATGAGCAGCGGCGAGCTGTGCGGATATATTTCCTTGGACCCTCAGC CGTCCTTCCAGAGGTCGAGAGTTCCCTGGATAATGACAGCTTTGACATGACTGATAGCCAGGCCCTGATCAGCCGGCTTCAGTGGGACGGCTCGTCTGATCTCTCACCCTCTGATTCAGGCTCCTCCAAGACGAGTGAGAATCAGGGATGGGGTCTAG GTACCAACAGCTCTGAGTCACggaaaaccaagaaaaagaaatcccatcTGAGCCTGGTAGGGACTGCCTCCGGCCTGGGCTCCAACAAGAAGAAAAAGCCAAAGCCACCGGCACCCCCGACGCCCAGCATCTACGATGACATCAACTGA
- the ATXN7L3 gene encoding ataxin-7-like protein 3 isoform X2 has product MKMEEMSLSGLDNSKLEAIAQEIYADLVEDSCLGFCFEVHRAVKCGYFFLDDTDPDSMKDFEIVDQPGLDIFGQVFNQWKSKECVCPNCSRSIAASRFAPHLEKCLGMGRNSSRIANRRIANSNNMNKSESDQEDNDDINDNDWSYGSEKKAKKRKSDKNPNSPRRSKSLKHKNGFSVCTSASNTLPLLFSSSGELSNSDPFKYNNSTGISYETLGPEELRSLLTTQCGVISEHTKKMCTRSLRCPQHTDEQRRAVRIYFLGPSAVLPEVESSLDNDSFDMTDSQALISRLQWDGSSDLSPSDSGSSKTSENQGWGLGTNSSESRKTKKKKSHLSLVGTASGLGSNKKKKPKPPAPPTPSIYDDIN; this is encoded by the exons atgaaaatggaggaaATGTCTTTGTCTGGCCTGGATAACAGCAAACTAGAG GCCATCGCTCAGGAGATATACGCGGACCTGGTCGAGGATTCTTGTTTGGGATTCTGCTTTGAGGTACACCGGGCTGTCAAGTGTGGCTACTTCTTCCTGGACGACACGGATCCTGATAGCATGAAGGATTTTG AGATCGTGGACCAGCCGGGGTTGGACATCTTTGGACAGGTTTTCAACCAGTGGAAGAGCAAGGAGTGTGTTTGCCCCAATTGCAGCCGCAGCATTGCCGCCTCCCGCTTTGCTCCCCATCTGGAGAAGTGCCTGGGAATGGGTCGGAACAGCAGCCGAATTGCCAACCGCCG GATTGCCAATAGCAACAACATGAACAAATCTGAGAGTGACCAAGAGGATAACGATGACATCAATGACAACGACTGGTCCTACGGCTCAGAGAAGAAAG CCAAGAAGAGAAAATCAGACAAG AACCCCAATTCCCCTCGAAGATCCAAgtctttaaaacacaaaaatg GGTTCTCTGTCTGTACCTCTGCATCAAACacccttccccttcttttttcttcttcaggggAACTTAGCAATTCGGATCCTTTTAAG TATAACAACTCAACTGGGATCAGCTACGAGACCCTGGGGCCAGAGGAACTGCGTAGCCTGCTCACCACG CAATGTGGGGTGATTTCTGAACACACCAAGAAGATGTGCACAAG GTCTCTGCGCTGTCCCCAGCACACGGATGAGCAGCGGCGAGCTGTGCGGATATATTTCCTTGGACCCTCAGC CGTCCTTCCAGAGGTCGAGAGTTCCCTGGATAATGACAGCTTTGACATGACTGATAGCCAGGCCCTGATCAGCCGGCTTCAGTGGGACGGCTCGTCTGATCTCTCACCCTCTGATTCAGGCTCCTCCAAGACGAGTGAGAATCAGGGATGGGGTCTAG GTACCAACAGCTCTGAGTCACggaaaaccaagaaaaagaaatcccatcTGAGCCTGGTAGGGACTGCCTCCGGCCTGGGCTCCAACAAGAAGAAAAAGCCAAAGCCACCGGCACCCCCGACGCCCAGCATCTACGATGACATCAACTGA